One Phalacrocorax carbo chromosome 26, bPhaCar2.1, whole genome shotgun sequence genomic window, cccagatCCACCCGCTGCTCATCCGGGACCGCCGGAGCGAACCGTGCCGGAGCAAACTGCTGCGCCGCACCGTCAGCGTCCCGGTGGAGGGGCGCCCCCACCCCGAGCACGGTACggggggggcagggcgggggggaggcCGGCatcgccccccacccccccgcctcTCGGGTTGCCATCCCGTAATGCTCGCCGGAGGCACGCAGGGCTGCGCGGCAACCGTTGCTAGGgaacacccacccccccccccccccaacaccagcgggggagggaggcggctGGTCCtacccctcccccaccccgcccctccccccaccccccccgaatgtaaaaaaaaaaaaaaaaatttttaaaaattttaaaaattaaaaatggaattttttaaaaaagtaaaattttttaaaaggagaaaaaataaattaaaaatgaaagagtgAAACTTGGAGGCAACTTTAAAAATGGAGGATcgaaaaggaaaaaattgggacactaaaaatggaaaattaaagatggaaaattaaagagttgaaaaggaaaaatggaaaattaaagaattgaaaaggaaaaaagggaaaattaaagagttgaaaaggaaaaaatggaaaattaaaaatggaaaattaaagatggaaaattaaagagttgaaaaggaaaaaatggaaaattaaaaatggaaaattaaagagttgaaaaggaaaaatggaaaattaaaaatggaaaattaaagagttgaaaaggaaaaatggaaaatttaaaatggaaaattaaagagttgaaaaggaaaaatggaaaactaaaaatggaaaattaaagagttgaaaaggaaaaatggaaaattaaaaatggaaaattaaagagttgaaaaggaaaaatggaaaattaaaaatggaaaagaagaaaggaaaaattaaagagttgtaaagggaaaaaatggaaaattcaaaacggaaaattaaaaattgaaaaggaaaaaaggaaactaaaaatgtgaaaaagttaaaaaatggaaaattaaagaaTTGAAGATTTAAAATTGAAGAttcaaagctggaaaaaatgcaaaactgaaaactgaaaaaaattgaaaattaaaaataaaacggaaaaattggaaaattaagaaagagaaaaattgaaaaatgaaaaactggaaaataaaaaagtaaaaatttgaaaagttaaaaagtgaaaaataaaatattgaaaattaagaattaaaaaattttaaaaaattttaaaaattaaaaaagaaattaaaaatttaacaattttaaaatccaaaaaGGGTGGGCTTGACCCTCCCCCCTCACTtcgcccctcccccccggggTCACCTCTGCCCCTCCCCCCGTGGGGACCCAGGTgtcacccctccccccccaacacctgggtcccctcggggtgggggaggggcatggaggggacccaggtgtgTCCGGGCGctgcccctcccccctccccggctccGCGGGTGGgctcggggggtgggggtggggcggggacacggggggacacgggggtgcccctcccccccgcccctcccccacccccggctCCCTCCcggcattttaaaaaaagaaattttttaatttttttttttttttttttttttggtttccCGGCAAAGTTGGGCTGAAAAACGCGTCGCCACGGCAACGGCGACagcgcccctcccccgcccccgcccccgccccgcccccgcaggCTCCGCCCACGCGTGGGGACCGGCCACCGCCACCGTGTCACCGCCACCGTGTCACCGTCGCTGTCACCGTGTCAGTGTCACCGTCACCGTCACCGTGTCACCGTCACCGTGTCACCGTCGCTGTCACCGTGTCATTGTCAGTGTCACCGTGTCACCGTTGCTGTCGCCGTCACCGTCACTGTGTCACTGTCACCGTGTCACCATCGCCGTCGCCATGTCACCATCACTGTCACGTCCGTGTCACCGTGTCACCATCACCGTCACCATGTCACCGTCCGTGCCACCGTGTCACCATTCGCTGTCACCATCGCTGCCACCGTCAGTGTCACCGTGCCACGGCCACCATCACCCTGTCACCATCACTGACACCCTCAGTGTCACTGTGTCACCATCACTGTCACCATGTCACTGTCACCATGTCACTGTCACCGTCACTGTCACTGTGTCACCATCGCCGTCACCGTTGCTGTCACCGTCAGTGTCACCATGTCACCGCCAGTGTCACCGTACCACAACCACTGTCACCACCCCTGTCACCATGTCACCGTCACCGTCAGTGTCACCGTGCCAACACCAGTGTCACCGCCACCGTCTCCAGTGTCACCATCACAGCCACTGTCCCCACCGCTGCCCCCAGCGTCACCACCAGTGCCACCAGTATCACCACGCCACAAACACTGCCACCACCAGTGTCACACCAGTGTCACCATCACTGTCACCAGTGTCACCGTGCCACCACCAGTGTCACACCAGTGTCACCATCACTGTCACCGTGCCACCACCAGTGTCACACCAGCACCACCATCACTGCCACTGTCACACCAGTGCCACCAGTGTCACCACTGCTGTCACCACCACCATTGTCACCACCAGTGCCACAGTGTCCCCATGCCACAGCCACCAGTGCCACCAGTGtcaccacagctgctgccagggtcACCATGCCACCACCAGTGTCACCAGTGTCACCACCAGTGTCACCAGTGCCACAACCACCATCACCCCCGCCACCGTCCCCGGCCACCATCGTCACTGTGACGTCACCAGCGTCACACCCCTCCCTCACTGCTCCTGTCCCTGGTGTCACCAGTGCCACCATCACCAGTGTCCCCGGTGCCACCATCACCAGTGCCACCAGTGTCACCATCCTCACTGCCATGACCACCAACAGTGCCACCAGTGCCACGTCACCAGTGCCACCAGTGTCACTGTCCCCACTGCCACCAGTGTCCCCATCACTGCCACCACCAGTGCCACCAGTGTCACTGTCCCCACTGCCACCAGTGTCCCCATCACCGCCATCACCAGTGCCACCAGTGTCACTGTCCCCACTGCCACCAGTGCCACCAGTGTCACTGTCCCCACTGCCACCAGTGTCCCCATCACCGCCATCACCAGTGCCACCAGTGTCACTGTCCCCACTGCCACCAGTGTCCCCATCACCGCcaccaccagtgacaccagtgtcactgtccccactgccaccagtgccaccagtgtcactgtccccactgccaccagtgtccccatcaccaccaccaccagtgcCACCAGTGTCACTGTCCCCACTGCCACCAGTGTCCCCATCACCGCCATCACCAGTGCCACCAGTGTCACTGTCCCCACTGCCACCAGTGTCCCCATCACCGCCACCACCAGTGTCACTGCCCCCACTGCCACCAGTGTCCCCATCACCGCCATCACCAGTGCCACCAGTGTCACTGTCCCCACTGCCACCAGTGTCCCCATCACCGCCACCACCAGTGTCACCAGTGTCACCACCAGTGTCACCAGTGCCACAACCACCATCACCCCCGCCACCGTCCCCGGCCACCATCGTCACTGTGACGTCACCAGCGTCACACCCCTCCCTCACTGCTCCTGTCCCTGGTGTCACCAGTGCCACCATCACCAGTGTCCCCGGTGCCACCATCACCAGTGCCACCAGTGTCACCATCCTCACTGCCATGACCACCAACAGTGCCACCAGTGCCACGTCACCAGTGCCACCAGTGTCACTGTCCCCACTGCCACCAGTGTCCCCATCACTGCCACCACCAGTGCCACCAGTGTCACTGTCCCCACTGCCACCAGTGTCCCCATCACCGCCATCACCAGTGCCACCAGTGTCACTGTCCCCACTGCCACCAGTGCCACCAGTGTCACTGTCCCCACTGCCACCAGTGTCCCCATCACCGCcaccaccagtgacaccagtgtcactgtccccactgccaccagtgccaccagtgtcactgtccccactgccaccagtgtccccatcaccaccaccaccagtgcCACCAGTGTCACTGTCCCCACTGCCACCAGTGTCCCCATCACCGCCATCACCAGTGCCACCAGTGTCACTGTCCCCACTGCCACCAGTGTCCCCATCACCGCCACCACCAGTGTCACTGCCCCCACTGCCACCAGTGTCCCCATCACCGCCATCACCAGTGCCACCAGTGTCACTGTCCCCACTGCCACCAGTGTCCCCATCACCGCcaccaccagtgacaccagtgtcactgtccccactgccaccagtgtccccatcaccaccaccaccagtgcCACCAGTGTCACTGTCCCCACTGCCACCAGTGTCCCCATCACCGCcaccaccagtgacaccagtgtcaCTGTCCCCACTGCCACCAGTGTCCCCATCACCGCcaccaccagtgacaccagtgtcactgtccccactgccaccagtgtccccatcaccaccaccaccagtgccaccagtgtcactgtccccactgccaccagtgtccccatcaccaccaccaccagtgcCACCAGTGTCACTGTCCCCACTGCCACCAGTGTCCCCATCACCGCCATCACCAGTGCCACCAGTGTCACTGTCCCCACTGCCACCAGTGTCCCCATCACCGCcaccaccagtgacaccagtgtcactgtccccactgccaccagtgccaccagtgtcactgtccccactgccaccagtgtccccatcaccaccaccaccagtgtCACCAGTGTCACTGTCCCCACTGCCACCAGTGTCCCCATCACCGCCATCACCAGTGCCACCAGTGTCACTGTCCCCACTGCCACCAGTGTCCCCATCACCGCCATCACCAGTGTCACCCCCACCAGTGCCGCcagtgtccccctgtcccccccacccGCCACACCCACCAGTGCCACCAGTGCCACTGTCCCGTGATGACCCCGGTGACATCACACGGGTgtcaccggggggggggggggtccccgcgtgtgtcccccccccgtgtcccctcccccccccatcccgcaggttcccacgggggtgggggcggggcgggagtgggggagggggacacacgCGGACGCGAGACCCCGcgtgcggcggcggcggggcgtgGCCACGTCTCCCGGGCAAcgccgccccgccccctgccccggACCCCgcccccccatttcccccccacccccacccccgcttcaggggcggggcggggccgcgcgcGCCCGAcgtgggggggggcggggccggagggGGGCGCGCGCGGCGGGGGCGGAGCGTGCGCGCGcgcggggcggtggcggcggcgggagcgggagcggcggggggtGAGTGTGCAACGGCGGGGGCGAGTGTGCAACGGGGGGGGCGAGCGTGCAACGGCGGGGGCGAGTGTGCAACGGGGGGGGCGAGTGTGCAACGGGGGGGGCGAGTGTgcaacggggggggggggggcgtgcaAAGCCGGAGGCGAGTGTGCAGAGCCGGGGGTGAGTGTGCAGAGCCGGGGGTGAGTGTGCAACGGGGGGGCGAGTGTGCAAAGCCGGAGCGATCGTGCACGcttgcaggggtgggggggggggggcgcagggcCGGCGGCGAGTGTGcaagggttttggggggggcagAGAGCGTGCAAGGCTGGGGGGTGAGCGTGCAAGGCTCTGGGGGTGACAGCGGGCGTGCAAAGCTCAGGGGTGAGCGTGcaagggtttggggggggcagggagcaggcacaGCTCGGAGGGGAGCGCGCAGGGCTTTGGGGGTGACGGGGAGCGTGCAAGGCTCTGGGAGCGACTAGCAAGCGTGCAAGGCTGGCAGTGAGTGTGCAAGGCTCGGGGGTGAGCGTGCAAAGCTCGGGGGGTGACAGGGAGTGTGCAAGGCTCTGGGGGTGAGCGTGCAAAGCTCTGGGGGTGACAGGGAGTGTGCAAGGCTCTGGGGGTGACAAGCAAGCGTGCAGGGCTGGCGGTGAGCATGCAAAGCTCTGGGGGTGAGTGTGCAAAGCTCTGGGGGTGACAGGGAGCGTGCAAAGCTTGGGGGTGAGTGTGCAAAGCTCTGGGGGTGACAGGGAGCGTGCAAAGCTTGGGGGTGAGTGTGCAAAGCTCTGGGGGTGACAGGGAGCATGCAAAGCTCTGGGGGTGAGTGTGCAAAGCtctgggggtgagggggggcgTGCAGGGCCTGGGGGTGACAACGTGCACGGCTGGGAGTGAGCAGGAGGGCACGGGGGGGAGGTGTGAGTGTGCACGGCCAGAGCGTGCATGGCTTTGCAGGTGAGCGTGGCCGGCTCCGGGGGGGAGCGCGAGTGTGCAAAGCGCCGGCGGTGAGTGTGCAAAGCGCCCGGGGTGAGTGTGGGCATGGCTGGCCGGGCGTGAGCGTGCCCGGCTCGGGGGTAAGAGTGAGTGTGCAGGGCCTGGGGCGAGCGTGCACCGTGCGAGGGTGAGCGTGCATGGCTTGGGGGGCAGGCTATGGCTCAGGGGTGAGTGTGAGCGTGCACGGCCTGGGGTGAGCGTGCAAGGCTCCTGGTGCGAGTGTGCGAGGCTCCTGGTGCGAGTGCGAGCGTGCACAGCCCGGTGCGAGTGTGCACAGCTCCCAGTGTGAGCGTGCACAGCCTGGGGTGAGCGTGCACGGCTCTGGGGGGGTGAGTGTGCACAGCTCCTGGTGCAAGTGCGAGCGTGCAAAGACCAGGGTGAGCGTGCAAGGCCTGGAGTGAGCGTGCACGGCTCCAGGTGCGAGTGTGAGCATGCACGGCCCAGGGTGAGTGTGCAAGGCCTGGGGTGAGCGTGCAAGGCTTGGGGTGAGTGTGCAAGGCTCGGGGAGAGTGTGCAAGGCCCACAACTCCCtgaacccccccccccgccaccgccgctGCCCCTCgtgccccccccggccccggcgtgCGCCGCGCGGCACACGCGTGTGTGAGGCGTGCGGGGATGCGGCCGGGGGCCCGATCCCCGCCGGGCACCCGCGGGCCTCGCGGGGGGCCCCCGGGGCCGCTCTAGGGTGGGGGAGGCGCCATGTGGGGCCCCCCCCAGCCGGGCCCCCCCTGGGCGCTGAGGGGCACCCTggggcccccccccggcacccgcCTCAGCCTCGAGGGCGGCAGCAGGACCGTGGCCGGTAGGaaccggggtgggggggtgaggggggggctgggggggaccccaaGATTGGGGAtggagtttggggggggggctggtggggggggCAGAGTtaagggggtttgggggggcaaaGTTTTGGGGGGTCCCCAAGGTCAGGGGCAGAGTTAAGGGTACATTGGGGAGGGGTCTGGGGCGGGGGACAGAGTTTGGGGGACCCCAAGGTTGGGGGTGGAGTTTGGGGGGAGGTCTGGGGGGGGCAGAGTTAAGGGGGtttggaggaggagaaagttTGGGGGACCCCAAGGCTGGGGGCAGAGTTAAGGGTATATTggggggggacttggggggggCAGAGTTTGGGGGACCCCCAAGGTCAGAGTTAAGGGTATATTGTGGGGGGGAGTGTCAGGGTTAAGGCGGTTGGGGGGGGGCAAAGTTGGGggaccccagggctgggggcagagtTGGGGGTATTTGGGCGGGGGGGAAGAGCttgggggggtctcggggggaaGATTTGGGGGACCCCAAGGCCAGGGGCAGAGTTAAGGGGCtgttggggagggggcagagttTGGGGGACCCCCGGAGCACAGGGATGTCCCTTGTTTTGGGGGGGTGAGAGGGGGTGACGtcggggatggggggagggacggggggaggggcagagggatgggggagggggCGAAGGGACCccgggggctgctgggaggtggggggtggggggagggaggccTTCAGGGGCCTCCCGGATACTGGGGTGACCCCATggtcccccccaaatccctcccaGGTCACCTgggcccccccaaatcctccctgGATGCCTGGGCTCCCCCAAATCCCACCCAGGTGACCTGGGTCCCCCTcaggacacctgggtcccccccaaatccctcccaGGTCACCTGGATCCCCCTcaggacacctgggtcccccccaaatcccacccAGGTGACCTGGATCCCCCTcaggacacctgggtcccccccaaatccctcccaGGTGACCTGGATCCACCCCAGGtcacctgggtcccccccaaatacctgggtccccccaaaaCTTCCCCGGATGCCTGGGCCCGCCCCCCCATAACCTcacaacccccacccccccccacagCAGATGGATGGGAGGGGGGGTATGTGGGGGtccccctggggggggggggatgtgggggtccCCTCCTTGTCCCCGGTGTCCCCTCAGgctcgtgtcccccccccctcGTCCCCCCCCCAGATTACCACGGCGGCCGCTCCCGCAGGAAGAGCGTCCCCGGGGGGAAGCAGTACAGCATCAACATGGacgccccgcccgccccccccttCCGGCCCTCGGTGAGCACACGCCTGTCGTCATGGCAACCGTCGCCCCGCGCGCGCCTGTCACCGCGGTTACCCTCATCCCGCACACGCCTGTCGTCATGGCGACCCTCATCCCGTGCACGCTTGTCGCCGCGGTTACCCTCATCCCGCACGCGCCTCTCGCCGCGGTTACCCTGGCCCGGTGCATGCTTGTTGCCATGGTTACCGTGGACCCGCATGCGCCTGTTGTCATGGCAGCCGTCATCCCGCACATGCCTGTTGTCATGGCAACCATTGCCCCGCACGCGCCTGTCACCGCGGTTACCCTCATCCCGCACACGCCTGTCGTCATGGTTACCCTGGCCCAGTGTGTGCTTGTTGCCGTGGTTACCGTGGTCCCGCACGCGCCTGTCGCCGCGGTCACCCTCATCCCAAACATGCCTGTCGCCGCGGTCACCCTGGTCCCACACGTGTTTGTTGCCATGGTTACCGTGGTCCCACACACGCCTGTCGTCATGGCAACCCTCATCCCGCACATGCTTGTTGCTGTGGTCACTCTGGTGCCGTGCATGCTTGTTGCCGTGGTTACCGTGGTCCCGCACACGCCTGTCGCCGCGGTGGCCCTCATCCCACACGTGTGTGTTGCCATGGTTACGCTCATCCCGTGCACGCCTGTTGCCGTGGTTACCGCGGTCCTGCCCACGCGTGTCCTCACGGTTACCCTGGTCCCGCGCGCGTGTGTTGCCGTGGTTACCCCcgtcctgcacatgcctgttGCCGTGGTtaccccggccccgcccctgcGTGTCGTCACGGCTACCCTGGGCCCGCACACGCCTGTCGCCGCCGTTACCCCGACCCCCTCGTTGCCATGGTTACTGTCACCCCGCCCATGACCTGTCGCCGCGGTGACCTCGCTCCCGTGTCACcgcgctcccctcccccccccgcacacGCCTGTTGCCATGGTAACCCCGCTCCCTCATCCCCATGGTTACCCCCTACTCCTCCACATTCCCGTTGCCGTGGTAACCCTGGTCCGATGCTCCCTGTTGCCATGGGAACCCCGGTCCTATGTTACCCGTTGCCGTGGTAACCCCGtccctaccccccccccccatcaccaCGGTAACCCCGCGGTCCTATATTACCCGTCGCCATGGTAACCCTGGTCCTATGTTACCTGTTGCCGTGGTAGCCCCGGTCCGATGCTCCCCGTTGCCATGGTAACCCGGCTCCCCATCACCGTGGTTACCCCATCCATCCCCATCGCCCCCGCGGTCCCCCGGTCCCCTTGGATCCCCGTGACCCACCGTGACCCCCCAGGACCACTcccaccccggcccccccccgcccccccccgccccagccccccccccccccccccccggcccccccggccccccctcaGCCGCCTGTACCCCAGCAAGGCTTCCTGAGCCGCCGCCTGAAGAGCTCCATCAAGCGCACCAAGAGCCAGCCCAAGCTCGACCGCACCAGCAGCTTCCGGCAGATCCTGCCCCGCTTCCGCAGCGCCGACCACGACAGGTGGGGACGCGCGGGGACAGCCCGGGGACGCCCCAGGGACACCCTCAGGGCATGCGGGGACGCCCCGGGACACCCTCAGGATGCACGGGGACACCCCAAGGATGCCccgggacaccctggggacaccccagggacacCCTCAGGGCATGCAGGGACACTCCGGGACACCCTTGGGACACCCGGGACACCCCAAGGGACACACCGGGACGTGCAGGGACACCCTGGGACATGGcggggacaccccagggacacCCTCAGGGCATGTGGGGACACCCCGGGACACCCTCAGGATGCGCGGGGACTCCCCAAGGACACcctgggacaccctggggacaccccagggacacCCTCAGGGCATGCGGGGACACGCCGGGACACCCTCAGGATGCGCGGGGACTCCACAAGGACGCCccgggacaccctggggacaccccagggacacCCTCAGGGCATGCGGGGACACCCCGGGACATCCTCAGGATGCGCGGGGACTCCCCAAGGACGcccggggacaccccagggacacCCTCAGGGCATGTGGGGACACACTCGGGATGCgcagggacaccctggggacacatGTGACTCTccagggacaccccagggacacCCTCAGGGCATGTGGGGACACCCCGGGGTCACCCTTGGGACACCCgggacaccccagggacacACCGGGACGTGCAGGGACACCCCGGGACAGGcggggacaccccagggacacCTGAGGGACACTaagggacaccctggggacacccagggacaCCCAACTGcgggggtgggctggggtgaCGCCGGCTGGGCGTGGGGGTGCTCTGGGTGTGGGGGTGACATGGGGACGGTCCTGCCTGGGTGACactggggtggggctggggacagtcCTGGTctcagggtgtccccagggtggacACAGGGATGTCCCTGTTCCCTGAATGTCCCCGCGCTCGGTGTGGGGGTGGCCGGTAAGAGAGACACCGGGACAGCGCAGGTCCCCATGTTCCCAGTATCTCCAGTGTCCCCAGtatccccagtgtccccactgGGGCaggtccccagtgtccccagtgtccccagtatccccagtgcccccacagGGCTGaggtccccagtgtccccagtatccccagtatccccagtgcccccacagGGCTGAGGTCCCCAGCGTCCCCAGtatccccagtgcccccacagGGCTGaggtccccagtgtccccagtatccccagtgctcccacagGGCTGaggtccccagtgtccccagtatcccgtgtccccagtgccccacAGGGCTGAGGTCCCCAGCGTCCCCAGtatccccagtgcccccagagGGGTGAGGTCCCCAGCGTCCCCAGtatccccagtgcccccagagGGGTGAGGTCCCCAGCGTCCCCAGtatccccagtgcccccacagGGGTGAGGTCCCCAGCGTCCCCAGTATCCTCAGtatccccagtgcccccacagGGCTGAggtccccagtgtccccggtatccccagtgcccccacagGGGTGAGGTCCCCAGCGTCCCCAGTATCCTCAGtatccccagtgcccccacagGGGTGAGGTCCCCAGCGTCCCCAGtatccccagtgcccccacagGGCTGaggtccccagtgtccccagtatccccagtgcccccacagGGCTGaggtccccagtgtccccagtgtccccagtgcccccacagGGGCTGAGGTCCCCAGCGTCCCCAGtatccccagtgcccccacagGGGTGAGGTCCCCAGCGTCCCCAgcgtccccagtgtccccagtatCCCCAGTGCCCCACAGGGGTGAGGTCCCCAGCGTCCCCAgcgtccccagtgtccccagtatCCCCAGTGCCCCACAGGGGTGAGGTCCCCAGCGTCCCCAGTATCCTCAGTATCCCCAGTGCCCCACAGGGCTGAGGTCCCCAGCGTCCCCAGTATCCTCAGT contains:
- the LOC135317570 gene encoding mucin-2-like; the protein is MSPSLSRPCHRVTITVTMSPSVPPCHHSLSPSLPPSVSPCHGHHHPVTITDTLSVTVSPSLSPCHCHHVTVTVTVTVSPSPSPLLSPSVSPCHRQCHRTTTTVTTPVTMSPSPSVSPCQHQCHRHRLQCHHHSHCPHRCPQRHHQCHQYHHATNTATTSVTPVSPSLSPVSPCHHQCHTSVTITVTVPPPVSHQHHHHCHCHTSATSVTTAVTTTIVTTSATVSPCHSHQCHQCHHSCCQGHHATTSVTSVTTSVTSATTTITPATVPGHHRHCDVTSVTPLPHCSCPWCHQCHHHQCPRCHHHQCHQCHHPHCHDHQQCHQCHVTSATSVTVPTATSVPITATTSATSVTVPTATSVPITAITSATSVTVPTATSATSVTVPTATSVPITAITSATSVTVPTATSVPITATTSDTSVTVPTATSATSVTVPTATSVPITTTTSATSVTVPTATSVPITAITSATSVTVPTATSVPITATTSVTAPTATSVPITAITSATSVTVPTATSVPITATTSVTSVTTSVTSATTTITPATVPGHHRHCDVTSVTPLPHCSCPWCHQCHHHQCPRCHHHQCHQCHHPHCHDHQQCHQCHVTSATSVTVPTATSVPITATTSATSVTVPTATSVPITAITSATSVTVPTATSATSVTVPTATSVPITATTSDTSVTVPTATSATSVTVPTATSVPITTTTSATSVTVPTATSVPITAITSATSVTVPTATSVPITATTSVTAPTATSVPITAITSATSVTVPTATSVPITATTSDTSVTVPTATSVPITTTTSATSVTVPTATSVPITATTSDTSVTVPTATSVPITATTSDTSVTVPTATSVPITTTTSATSVTVPTATSVPITTTTSATSVTVPTATSVPITAITSATSVTVPTATSVPITATTSDTSVTVPTATSATSVTVPTATSVPITTTTSVTSVTVPTATSVPITAITSATSVTVPTATSVPITAITSVTPTSAASVPLSPPPATPTSATSATVP